In Polaribacter sp. Hel_I_88, the following proteins share a genomic window:
- a CDS encoding GIY-YIG nuclease family protein — MRAYYVYILLCSDNSFYTGMTNDLERRMIEHKSGKSKDSYTGSRLPLELKWYLECSDPRDAIQYEKKIKGWSRRKKQALIDENWDDLVKFSKNYTENFGSRM; from the coding sequence ATGAGAGCTTATTATGTTTACATTTTGCTCTGTTCTGATAATTCATTTTACACAGGAATGACCAATGATTTAGAGCGAAGAATGATAGAACACAAATCTGGAAAAAGTAAAGATTCTTATACTGGCTCTAGATTACCATTAGAACTAAAATGGTATTTGGAATGTTCAGATCCCAGAGATGCAATTCAATACGAAAAGAAAATAAAAGGTTGGTCTAGAAGAAAAAAACAAGCTTTAATTGATGAAAATTGGGATGATTTAGTTAAGTTTTCTAAAAATTATACAGAAAATTTTGGATCAAGAATGTAG
- a CDS encoding phosphatase PAP2 family protein, producing the protein MKKVFVVFLFTFCVHSSFSQTEKIAFNLDSNRNFWQKFTYDLGNMAGGMGYAYTRPLHWQKKQFANFGYVAVGTAALYTVDDHIDNWAKGWSGDVPRWLVDYGNDIGSPNNNYMITGAVYLTGLFIDDPKLRRTGVLLISSASAAGLLQQVSKRIIGRARPRIDVGKGKFDPFHIDRVFNYDSFPSGHVMLGFTNAYAIAKQFDNPWIKAGLYTVGSIPGLSRIIDRFHWVSDVLFSTAISIFIVEAIDKFLDTKYAEKYNSVKKQKKVVWDLQVTPRTFGISMNF; encoded by the coding sequence ATGAAAAAAGTATTTGTTGTTTTTTTATTCACTTTTTGTGTACACTCAAGTTTTTCGCAAACTGAAAAAATCGCTTTCAATTTAGACTCCAACAGAAATTTTTGGCAAAAATTTACATACGATTTAGGAAATATGGCTGGAGGAATGGGCTATGCTTATACAAGACCTTTGCATTGGCAAAAAAAACAATTCGCAAATTTTGGATATGTTGCTGTAGGTACAGCAGCACTTTACACAGTCGATGATCATATAGATAATTGGGCAAAAGGTTGGAGTGGAGATGTGCCTCGTTGGTTGGTAGATTATGGAAATGATATTGGAAGTCCAAACAACAATTACATGATTACTGGAGCTGTTTACTTAACAGGTTTGTTTATAGATGATCCAAAATTAAGAAGAACAGGTGTTTTGTTAATTTCATCTGCATCTGCTGCTGGTTTATTACAACAAGTTTCAAAAAGAATTATTGGTAGAGCAAGACCAAGAATAGATGTTGGAAAAGGTAAATTTGATCCTTTTCATATAGACAGGGTTTTTAACTACGATTCTTTTCCTTCTGGTCATGTAATGTTAGGTTTTACAAATGCGTACGCTATTGCAAAACAATTTGATAATCCTTGGATAAAAGCGGGTTTGTATACAGTAGGTTCTATTCCTGGTTTAAGTAGAATTATAGATCGTTTTCATTGGGTTTCAGATGTTTTATTTTCTACAGCAATTAGTATTTTTATTGTTGAAGCAATAGATAAATTTTTAGACACCAAATACGCTGAAAAATACAACTCCGTAAAAAAACAGAAAAAAGTAGTTTGGGATTTGCAAGTAACTCCAAGAACTTTTGGAATTTCTATGAATTTTTAA
- a CDS encoding NAD kinase, translating into MKKVAIYGQSYSISAEKEMQILLEVLNENNIVSFIEHKFYDLLVEGNILDKKYPTFSHFSDLNDSFDAMFTLGGDGTILRAVTYIRDLNIPILGINTGRLGFLATINKKTITESINLILNGEFSIQKRTLLSVKTSPETAAFEELNFALNEVTIARKNTTSMIGVKTSLNNEYLTNYWADGLIIATPTGSTGYSLSCNGPVISPNSENFIITPIAPHNLNARPMVISDKTSIQLTVDSREKDFLISLDSRITTVPKNTQVFIEKAAFTIQSIIPKNQSFLQTLRTKLLWGEDTRNETNL; encoded by the coding sequence TTGAAAAAAGTTGCAATTTACGGTCAGTCTTATTCAATTTCTGCAGAGAAAGAAATGCAGATTTTACTAGAAGTTTTGAATGAAAATAATATTGTGAGTTTTATTGAGCATAAATTTTACGATTTATTAGTAGAAGGCAATATACTAGATAAAAAATACCCAACATTTTCTCATTTTTCAGACTTAAACGATTCTTTTGATGCCATGTTTACCCTTGGTGGAGATGGAACAATTTTAAGAGCTGTAACCTATATTAGAGATCTAAACATTCCCATTTTAGGAATTAATACTGGTAGATTAGGTTTTTTAGCAACCATCAACAAAAAAACCATTACAGAGAGCATCAATTTAATATTAAATGGCGAATTTTCCATTCAAAAAAGAACGTTACTCTCTGTTAAAACATCACCTGAAACAGCTGCTTTTGAAGAATTAAATTTTGCTTTAAACGAAGTTACCATCGCAAGAAAAAACACCACTTCTATGATTGGTGTAAAAACCAGTTTAAATAATGAGTACTTAACCAACTATTGGGCAGATGGGTTAATTATTGCAACACCAACAGGCTCTACAGGCTATTCTTTAAGTTGTAATGGTCCAGTAATTTCGCCAAATTCTGAAAATTTTATAATTACACCTATTGCACCTCATAATTTGAATGCAAGACCCATGGTTATTTCTGATAAAACTTCCATTCAATTAACGGTAGACTCTAGAGAAAAAGATTTTTTAATTTCTTTAGACTCCAGAATTACAACCGTACCAAAAAACACACAAGTTTTTATAGAAAAAGCGGCATTTACCATTCAGAGTATTATACCTAAAAACCAATCTTTTTTGCAAACGTTACGCACCAAGTTATTATGGGGAGAAGATACAAGAAACGAAACCAACCTTTAA
- a CDS encoding pyridoxine 5'-phosphate synthase, which translates to MTKLSVNINKIATLRNSRGGNVPNLLKVAHDIEDFGGQGITIHPRPDERHIRYQDARDLKNTVRTEFNIEGNPIKSFMDLVLETKPTQVTLVPDAVDAITSNAGWNTIEHQSFLQEVIQEFQRNNIRTSIFIDTDSKLIEAAAKTGTDRIELYTEHFASEFGKGNKSAVKPYTEAAILAHKLGLGINAGHDLSLENIQFFKENIPNLAEVSIGHALIAESLYLGLENVVKMYLHRLK; encoded by the coding sequence ATGACAAAGTTAAGCGTAAATATTAATAAAATTGCAACTTTAAGAAATTCTAGAGGTGGAAATGTGCCAAATTTATTAAAAGTTGCTCACGATATTGAAGATTTTGGAGGGCAAGGAATTACCATTCACCCAAGACCAGATGAAAGACATATTAGATATCAAGATGCTCGCGATTTAAAAAACACAGTAAGAACCGAGTTTAATATTGAAGGAAATCCTATTAAATCTTTTATGGATTTGGTGTTAGAAACTAAACCAACGCAAGTAACTTTAGTGCCAGATGCTGTAGATGCAATTACGTCAAATGCTGGTTGGAATACGATTGAACATCAATCTTTTTTACAAGAAGTAATTCAAGAATTTCAAAGAAATAATATTAGAACATCAATTTTTATTGATACAGATTCAAAATTAATTGAAGCTGCTGCAAAAACAGGAACAGACAGAATTGAATTATACACAGAACATTTTGCAAGCGAGTTTGGTAAAGGAAACAAAAGCGCCGTAAAACCTTATACTGAAGCTGCAATTTTAGCACACAAATTAGGTTTGGGAATTAATGCTGGTCATGATTTAAGTCTGGAAAATATCCAATTTTTTAAAGAAAACATACCTAATTTAGCAGAAGTTTCAATTGGCCATGCTTTAATTGCTGAAAGCTTATATTTAGGATTAGAGAATGTGGTTAAAATGTATTTGCATAGGTTAAAATAG
- a CDS encoding nucleotide pyrophosphohydrolase, translating to MNIQNAQQQVDDWIKNHGVRYFNELTNMAQLTEEVGEVARIIARRYGEQSEKESDKNKDLGEELADVVFVVLCLANQTGINLQDAFEKKLDIKTKRDHNRHHNNQKLK from the coding sequence ATGAACATACAAAACGCACAACAACAAGTAGACGATTGGATAAAAAATCACGGAGTTCGTTATTTTAACGAGCTTACAAATATGGCTCAATTAACGGAGGAAGTTGGCGAAGTTGCCAGAATTATTGCAAGACGTTATGGAGAGCAAAGTGAAAAAGAATCTGATAAGAATAAAGATTTAGGTGAAGAATTAGCAGATGTAGTTTTTGTGGTTTTATGTTTGGCAAATCAAACAGGAATTAATTTACAAGATGCTTTCGAGAAAAAATTAGACATCAAAACAAAACGTGATCATAATCGTCATCATAATAACCAAAAACTAAAATAA
- a CDS encoding CBS domain-containing protein, whose amino-acid sequence MNINDYILEEIKALKLNDTVKGAQSLFKNYPITHFPVIEDDKLLGSFAEDDLQTIDNKEDELVSYAHLLNSFFADEKATVLELLKIFADNDTNVIPVLNKDRNYIGYYDLRDVLDVFSTSPFLIEESETLIIEKLEEDYSMSEVTQIVESNGGKLLGLYISERNEGAAQITLKIVSEEINEIMHTFRRYDYKVISTHENDIYLEDLKNRSEYLQKYLEM is encoded by the coding sequence ATGAACATAAACGATTACATACTCGAAGAGATTAAAGCGCTAAAACTAAACGACACTGTAAAAGGTGCCCAAAGCTTGTTTAAAAATTACCCAATTACTCATTTTCCTGTTATAGAAGATGATAAATTGTTAGGTTCTTTTGCAGAAGACGACTTGCAAACCATTGACAATAAAGAAGATGAGTTAGTGAGTTATGCGCATTTATTAAATTCTTTTTTTGCTGATGAAAAAGCAACTGTTTTAGAATTGTTAAAGATTTTTGCAGATAATGATACGAATGTAATTCCTGTTTTAAACAAAGACCGAAATTATATTGGGTATTATGATTTGCGTGATGTTTTAGATGTTTTTTCTACAAGTCCTTTTTTAATTGAAGAAAGTGAAACTTTAATCATCGAAAAATTAGAGGAAGACTACTCTATGAGTGAAGTTACACAAATTGTAGAAAGCAATGGAGGCAAATTATTGGGCTTATATATTTCCGAAAGAAATGAAGGTGCTGCACAAATAACCTTAAAAATTGTATCCGAAGAAATAAACGAAATTATGCACACGTTTAGGCGTTATGATTACAAAGTAATTTCCACGCACGAAAATGATATTTATTTAGAGGATTTAAAAAACAGATCTGAATACTTGCAGAAATACTTAGAGATGTAA
- a CDS encoding alpha/beta fold hydrolase, whose translation MKENNILHSIISGKGKPLLILHGYFGSSDNWKTLGNQFAENYQVHLIDQRNHGRSFHADEFNYELLVDDLHTYIQHHQLESMYLIGHSMGGKTAMLFAVKYPDLVDKLIIVDISPKEYAPHHNAILAGLNSVDFSVQNSRSLVDDKVAELIPELGVRQFLLKNVYWKEKGVLDYRFNLKSLTENNPEVGKPLPQNTTFTKETLFLKGEKSDYIIPSEHFIIDTHFPNNKIVEIKKAGHWLHAENPKDFYKEVVDFLD comes from the coding sequence ATGAAAGAAAACAACATCTTACATTCTATAATTTCTGGTAAAGGTAAACCCTTATTAATTTTACATGGTTATTTTGGTTCGAGTGATAATTGGAAAACGCTAGGAAATCAGTTTGCAGAAAATTACCAAGTTCATTTAATAGATCAAAGAAATCATGGGCGAAGTTTTCATGCAGATGAATTTAATTATGAGCTTTTGGTTGATGATTTACATACATATATTCAACATCATCAATTAGAAAGTATGTATTTGATTGGGCATTCTATGGGAGGAAAAACAGCGATGTTATTTGCTGTAAAATATCCTGATTTGGTTGATAAATTAATTATTGTAGATATTTCACCTAAAGAATATGCACCACATCATAATGCAATTTTAGCAGGCTTAAATTCGGTAGATTTTTCGGTTCAAAATTCTAGAAGTTTGGTAGACGATAAAGTTGCTGAATTAATTCCTGAGCTTGGTGTGCGTCAGTTTTTACTAAAAAATGTCTATTGGAAAGAGAAGGGAGTTTTAGATTATCGTTTTAATTTAAAATCGCTCACAGAAAATAACCCAGAAGTTGGCAAACCTTTGCCACAAAATACAACCTTTACAAAAGAGACTTTATTTTTAAAAGGAGAAAAATCTGATTATATAATTCCTTCAGAACATTTTATAATCGACACTCATTTTCCCAACAATAAAATTGTAGAAATTAAAAAAGCGGGTCATTGGTTGCATGCAGAAAACCCTAAAGATTTTTATAAGGAGGTTGTTGATTTTTTAGATTGA
- a CDS encoding transposase — protein sequence MKIRRISDFQYSFSFLSSTEELEKFKARFLMSDLGKIYSAIPWKNLVKSFKITEAIKGPDCIFSPQGKLGLMFLKHYACCSDKRLIEQLNSNYNYQFFCGIYLGFDTLENYKIVSQIRCELAADLNISSTEKILFNYWSKYIDEQEKATTDATCYESEVRYPTDQKLLKESVDWCYKQMKIICKSLGVKLPRTKYLKWSKRYVGYSKMRRKTTKKRTSITRAFLKLLRKLLAEIKTLEKQHYFTMPNRFYKTLNTVKKIFSQQYLLFEKGEKPKNRIVSISKDYLRPIVRGKEIKKVEFGAKVNKLQIDGINFIQKISFDNFNEGTQFKNTVYKAQGLTNRKIKILGADAIYATNKNRVFATSNHIQTDFKPKGRPSKHHKEQKKLKKMITKERASRLEGGFGKEKEHYHLKKIKAKTKPTEILWIFFGIHTANCLEIGRRMQNQILQKVA from the coding sequence ATGAAAATACGAAGAATTTCTGACTTCCAGTACTCTTTTTCTTTTTTATCCTCTACAGAGGAATTAGAAAAATTCAAAGCACGTTTTTTAATGTCTGATTTAGGTAAAATTTACAGTGCAATTCCTTGGAAAAATTTAGTCAAATCATTTAAAATTACAGAAGCTATCAAAGGACCAGACTGTATTTTTAGCCCTCAAGGAAAATTAGGTTTAATGTTTTTAAAACATTATGCTTGTTGTTCTGATAAGCGTTTGATTGAGCAGTTGAATTCCAATTATAATTATCAGTTTTTTTGTGGTATTTATTTAGGATTTGATACCCTTGAAAACTATAAAATAGTGAGTCAAATACGTTGCGAATTAGCTGCTGATTTAAACATTAGTTCAACAGAAAAAATACTATTTAATTATTGGAGTAAATATATTGATGAACAAGAAAAAGCAACAACAGATGCCACTTGTTATGAGAGTGAAGTTCGCTATCCAACAGATCAAAAACTATTGAAAGAATCTGTTGACTGGTGCTATAAACAAATGAAGATAATTTGTAAATCTTTAGGTGTAAAACTTCCTAGAACCAAATACTTGAAATGGTCAAAAAGATATGTTGGTTATAGTAAAATGCGAAGAAAAACAACAAAGAAAAGAACCTCCATAACAAGAGCTTTTTTAAAACTATTACGCAAATTATTAGCGGAGATTAAAACTCTTGAAAAACAACATTATTTTACAATGCCAAATCGTTTTTATAAAACACTAAATACAGTAAAAAAAATATTCTCACAACAGTATTTACTGTTTGAGAAAGGAGAAAAACCAAAGAATAGAATCGTAAGCATAAGCAAAGATTACTTACGTCCAATAGTGAGAGGAAAAGAGATAAAAAAAGTAGAATTTGGGGCAAAAGTAAACAAACTTCAAATTGATGGAATTAACTTTATACAGAAAATAAGTTTTGATAACTTTAATGAAGGGACACAATTTAAAAATACAGTTTATAAGGCACAAGGATTAACCAATAGGAAAATTAAAATACTTGGTGCAGATGCTATTTATGCAACGAATAAGAACAGAGTTTTTGCAACTTCAAACCATATACAAACAGACTTCAAACCTAAAGGAAGACCTTCAAAGCATCATAAAGAGCAAAAAAAGCTCAAAAAAATGATTACCAAAGAAAGAGCTTCTAGATTAGAGGGGGGTTTTGGTAAAGAAAAGGAACATTATCATCTAAAAAAGATAAAAGCGAAAACCAAACCAACAGAAATACTTTGGATATTCTTTGGTATTCATACTGCAAATTGCCTTGAAATTGGCAGAAGAATGCAAAATCAAATTTTACAAAAAGTAGCCTAA
- a CDS encoding glycosyl hydrolase, whose translation MKKYLFLAFCFFLSANAKVNAQKKATQVSDEYFSEVKYRNIGPFRGGRSAAVTGVNNKANLFYMGATGGGVWKTTDAGNTWQNISDGFFGGSVGAVAVAESDNNVIYVGMGEKTVRGNVSSGDGIWKSENAGKTWKHMGLKNSRHIPRMRIHPKNADIVFAGVMGDLYKPTQERGVYKTIDGGETWRKVLFSDENSGVVDLIIDPNNPRILYATTWDVRRTPYSLSSGGKGSALWKSTDEGETWTNISTNKGLPSGIWGIAGVTVSPVNSDIVYALIENDKGGVYKSTDAGKTWSLINSERKLRQRAWYYTRLYADTQDEDILYVLNVRYHKSTDGGRSYKTYNAPHGDHHDLWIAPEDNQRMIIGDDGGAQVSFDAGENWSTYMNQPTSQFYRVTTDNHFPYRILAAQQDNSTVRISHRNDGRFITESDWSSTAGGESAHIAVDPLNDDIVYGGSYGGLLTRVNHKTNETRAINVWPDDPMGHGAEDFKYRFQWNFPIFFSPNNKKRLYAASNHLHITEDEGQSWKLISPDLTRNDPETLKSSGGPITQDNTGVEYYGTIFAATESALEPGLIYTGSDDGLVHVSKNNGENWENITPKKMPEWMMINCIEVSPFDKGSAYIVGTKYKSGDYKPYIYKTDNYGKSWDLIVEGIEGESFTRALRADPKRKGLLYAGTEKGMYVSFDDGKNWESFQQNLPIVPITDLAIKDDNLIVATQGRSLWVIDDLTPLHQLNSSTLKKEVVLYKPKDAYNLSGGNGRTSRTAGTNHAGGVAVNYFIKNANEKDTISLSFYDLNDNLIKKFSTKPNKEKEESTLKVEDGNNIFNWNMMYDGAESVDGMILWWASLNGPMALPGTYKVELAVNDAKQTQNFTIINNPSSEVTEAEMKAQFDFINDINKKMTEIHKGLKNVKKVRSQVGLLKKSITNKKKHKELIDFADKLVKDLTKIEETLYQTKSKSGQDPLNYPIRLNNKLAHLNSLTRVGNYAPTQQAIDFKNEITKEIDAELVKLNALFTNGVKELNQKVKDSNIDLIQLD comes from the coding sequence ATGAAAAAATATCTTTTTCTGGCTTTTTGCTTTTTCTTATCTGCAAATGCCAAAGTTAATGCACAAAAAAAAGCTACCCAAGTTTCTGACGAATATTTTAGCGAAGTAAAATACAGAAATATTGGTCCTTTTAGAGGTGGAAGATCTGCAGCAGTTACAGGCGTAAACAACAAAGCAAACTTATTTTATATGGGTGCCACTGGTGGTGGAGTTTGGAAAACTACAGATGCTGGTAATACTTGGCAAAATATTTCTGACGGATTTTTTGGTGGTTCAGTAGGTGCAGTTGCAGTTGCAGAATCTGACAATAATGTAATTTATGTTGGAATGGGCGAAAAAACCGTTCGTGGAAATGTTTCTTCTGGTGATGGAATTTGGAAATCTGAAAACGCAGGAAAAACCTGGAAACATATGGGTTTAAAAAATTCAAGACACATTCCAAGAATGCGTATTCACCCAAAAAATGCAGATATTGTATTTGCAGGAGTTATGGGAGATTTATACAAACCAACCCAAGAAAGAGGTGTTTATAAAACGATTGATGGTGGAGAAACTTGGAGAAAAGTACTGTTTTCTGATGAAAACTCTGGAGTTGTCGATTTAATTATCGACCCAAATAATCCTAGAATTTTATATGCCACAACTTGGGATGTAAGAAGAACTCCTTACAGTTTATCTTCTGGAGGAAAAGGTTCTGCACTTTGGAAAAGTACTGACGAAGGTGAAACTTGGACGAATATTTCTACCAATAAAGGATTACCAAGTGGTATTTGGGGAATTGCTGGAGTTACAGTTTCGCCAGTAAATTCGGATATTGTGTATGCTTTAATCGAAAATGATAAAGGTGGCGTTTACAAATCTACAGATGCAGGAAAAACTTGGAGCTTAATAAATTCTGAACGTAAATTACGCCAAAGAGCTTGGTATTACACACGTTTGTATGCAGATACGCAAGATGAAGATATTTTATACGTATTAAATGTGCGTTACCACAAATCTACAGATGGTGGAAGAAGTTACAAGACTTACAATGCACCTCATGGAGATCATCATGATTTATGGATTGCTCCAGAAGACAATCAAAGAATGATTATTGGTGATGATGGAGGAGCGCAAGTTTCTTTTGATGCTGGTGAAAACTGGAGTACCTATATGAATCAACCAACTTCACAATTTTATAGAGTTACCACAGATAATCATTTTCCTTACCGAATTTTAGCAGCGCAACAAGATAATTCTACTGTAAGAATTTCGCACAGAAATGATGGTAGATTTATAACAGAATCTGATTGGAGCTCAACTGCTGGTGGAGAAAGTGCCCATATTGCAGTAGATCCTTTAAATGATGACATTGTTTACGGAGGAAGTTATGGTGGTTTACTAACAAGAGTAAATCATAAAACCAACGAAACTCGAGCTATAAATGTTTGGCCAGATGACCCAATGGGTCATGGAGCTGAAGATTTTAAATACAGATTTCAATGGAATTTCCCAATTTTCTTTTCACCAAATAACAAAAAACGCTTGTACGCTGCTTCTAATCATTTGCATATTACAGAAGATGAAGGACAATCTTGGAAATTAATCAGTCCAGATTTAACAAGAAACGATCCTGAAACATTAAAATCTTCTGGAGGGCCAATTACACAAGATAATACTGGTGTAGAATATTATGGAACTATTTTCGCGGCTACAGAATCTGCTTTAGAACCTGGTTTAATTTATACAGGTTCAGATGATGGTTTGGTACACGTTTCTAAAAATAATGGTGAAAATTGGGAAAACATCACTCCTAAAAAAATGCCAGAATGGATGATGATCAACTGTATTGAAGTGAGTCCTTTTGATAAAGGAAGCGCTTATATTGTAGGTACAAAATACAAATCTGGAGATTACAAACCTTACATCTATAAAACTGATAATTATGGAAAATCTTGGGATTTAATCGTTGAAGGAATTGAAGGTGAAAGTTTTACAAGAGCTTTAAGAGCAGATCCAAAACGTAAAGGTTTGTTATATGCAGGAACTGAAAAAGGAATGTATGTTTCTTTTGATGATGGAAAAAACTGGGAATCTTTTCAGCAAAATCTACCAATTGTGCCTATCACAGATTTAGCCATTAAAGACGATAATTTAATTGTGGCAACGCAAGGAAGATCGCTTTGGGTTATTGACGATTTAACACCTTTACATCAATTAAATTCATCAACATTAAAAAAAGAAGTTGTTTTATACAAACCAAAAGATGCATATAATTTATCTGGTGGAAATGGACGAACTTCTAGAACTGCAGGAACCAATCATGCAGGTGGTGTTGCTGTAAATTATTTCATCAAAAATGCCAATGAAAAAGACACAATTTCACTTTCTTTTTACGATTTGAATGATAATTTAATTAAGAAATTTTCAACAAAACCTAATAAAGAGAAAGAAGAAAGTACTTTAAAAGTTGAAGATGGAAATAATATTTTCAACTGGAACATGATGTATGATGGAGCAGAATCTGTTGATGGAATGATTTTGTGGTGGGCTTCTTTAAACGGACCAATGGCTTTGCCTGGAACTTATAAAGTGGAATTGGCTGTAAATGATGCAAAGCAAACTCAAAACTTTACAATCATTAACAACCCAAGTTCTGAAGTTACAGAAGCTGAAATGAAAGCACAGTTTGATTTCATCAACGACATCAACAAGAAAATGACGGAAATTCACAAAGGATTAAAAAATGTGAAGAAAGTTAGAAGTCAAGTTGGATTGTTAAAGAAGTCAATTACCAATAAAAAGAAACATAAAGAACTCATCGATTTTGCTGATAAATTAGTAAAAGATTTAACAAAAATCGAAGAAACTTTATATCAAACAAAGTCTAAAAGTGGGCAAGATCCTTTAAATTATCCAATTCGTTTAAATAACAAATTGGCGCATTTAAACTCTTTAACAAGAGTTGGAAACTACGCTCCTACTCAACAGGCAATCGATTTTAAAAATGAAATTACAAAAGAAATTGATGCAGAATTAGTAAAATTAAATGCACTTTTTACAAATGGCGTAAAAGAATTAAATCAAAAAGTAAAAGATAGTAATATCGATTTGATTCAGTTGGATTAA